From one Bacteroides intestinalis DSM 17393 genomic stretch:
- a CDS encoding MFS transporter, with amino-acid sequence MKNKFKLNSSTLLVFILTTGVFGIINTEMGVIGILPLIAGNFQVTVPEAGWTVSIFALVVAISAPITPLLFSGINRKKVMILALGLFTLSNIISMMTTNFTVLLISRALPAFLHPVYVSMAFTVAAASLSKEKAPKAVAKVFIGVSAGMVLGVPVTSYIASEVSYSMGMLFFTVVNALVLVATILFVPSMPVKEKLSYGTQLGVLKKKVVWYSILAITLINGALFGFFSYMSDYLKTITGVSYTVISTMLLIYGLANIIGNVIAGKQLAVNPVRSMIMIPLALLTFYIGVFALGEWLMVMAVIILILGILAGYGQNTMQYMITHAAPEAPDFANGLYLLSANLGTTVGAAVCGLFITFFNTRYSVIGSLIFLVLSIVFVVLRIRATQSERQIRMEMAA; translated from the coding sequence ATGAAGAATAAATTCAAACTCAATTCAAGTACCCTACTTGTATTCATCCTCACAACCGGTGTATTCGGAATAATCAATACCGAAATGGGTGTGATTGGAATTTTGCCCCTGATAGCCGGGAACTTTCAAGTAACTGTTCCGGAAGCAGGTTGGACGGTCAGCATATTTGCGCTGGTAGTAGCAATATCCGCTCCCATCACCCCCTTACTGTTTTCGGGTATCAACCGGAAAAAGGTGATGATACTGGCACTGGGATTATTTACATTAAGTAATATCATCTCCATGATGACCACTAATTTTACGGTGTTGCTGATATCCCGTGCACTTCCGGCATTCCTTCATCCGGTATATGTATCTATGGCTTTCACGGTAGCAGCAGCATCTCTCAGTAAGGAGAAGGCACCAAAGGCGGTAGCAAAAGTATTCATCGGCGTATCAGCAGGTATGGTGCTGGGGGTACCGGTGACGAGTTACATTGCAAGCGAAGTTTCGTATTCAATGGGCATGTTATTCTTCACCGTTGTAAATGCATTGGTACTGGTTGCAACCATCCTGTTTGTACCTTCTATGCCGGTCAAAGAGAAACTGTCCTACGGTACACAACTCGGTGTATTAAAAAAGAAAGTAGTCTGGTACTCCATTCTTGCTATCACGCTGATTAACGGAGCCTTATTCGGATTCTTCAGCTATATGTCTGATTACTTGAAGACAATCACCGGGGTTTCGTATACCGTAATCAGTACAATGCTACTGATTTATGGACTGGCCAATATAATAGGAAATGTAATAGCCGGAAAGCAACTGGCGGTCAATCCGGTACGTAGTATGATAATGATTCCTTTGGCACTACTGACTTTTTATATAGGAGTATTCGCTTTGGGGGAATGGCTGATGGTAATGGCAGTAATCATTCTGATCCTAGGGATTTTGGCGGGATACGGACAGAACACCATGCAATACATGATAACGCATGCCGCTCCCGAAGCACCGGATTTTGCCAACGGACTGTATTTATTGTCTGCCAATCTCGGTACTACAGTAGGTGCAGCCGTCTGCGGATTGTTTATCACCTTCTTTAATACGCGTTATTCCGTCATCGGCTCTTTGATATTTCTTGTTTTAAGCATTGTATTCGTCGTATTAAGAATACGTGCTACACAATCCGAAAGACAAATCAGAATGGAAATGGCTGCATAA
- a CDS encoding flavodoxin family protein, translating to MTKKVLILSSSPRRGGNSDTLCDEFVRGAIESGNEAEKVFLRDKTIHYCTGCSTCSLHGKPCPQKDDAAEIIEKMVATNVIVMATPVYFYTMSAQMKTLIDRCCGLYTKMKNKEFYFIVTAAEDDRKLMERTVDTFQGFLNCLENPTIKGVVYGTGVWHVGEIKDKPALREAYEMGKEIE from the coding sequence ATGACTAAGAAAGTATTGATTTTATCATCCAGCCCTCGTCGTGGCGGAAACTCCGACACCCTTTGCGACGAATTTGTGCGAGGAGCAATTGAAAGTGGTAACGAAGCAGAAAAGGTTTTCCTGCGTGACAAGACAATCCATTATTGCACAGGGTGCAGCACATGTAGCCTGCACGGAAAACCTTGCCCGCAGAAAGACGATGCGGCAGAGATTATAGAGAAGATGGTGGCAACCAATGTAATAGTTATGGCTACACCCGTTTATTTCTACACGATGAGTGCACAGATGAAAACGTTGATAGACCGTTGCTGTGGCCTCTATACGAAGATGAAGAATAAGGAATTTTATTTCATTGTCACCGCTGCCGAAGATGATCGGAAACTGATGGAACGTACCGTGGACACTTTCCAGGGATTTCTGAATTGCCTGGAAAATCCAACCATCAAAGGAGTTGTGTATGGAACCGGAGTTTGGCATGTGGGTGAAATAAAAGATAAACCAGCCCTACGGGAAGCTTATGAAATGGGAAAAGAAATAGAATAA